The segment TTCATCTGCTCGTGGCATCCCATGCATTGCTGGTGATAGGCGGCCTTGAGACCCAGGCGCTCGGGATGGTCTGGCTTGAAGGATTCCTGGTGGCAGGCCGAGCAGCGGACGGTTTCCGCCGCATCCTCTGATTCCGGCCGGAGGTGGTGGCAGCGGGAGCAGTCCTGAACAACGGCTGCATGCTTGCCGTGCATGAACCGGACGGGTTTGTAGCGGTCTTCCTCCGCCCGGATGATGGGGCTGTCCAGCAGGAAATATGTCGCCGGCAGGTTCTTGATGCCGATGCCGAGGGCAATGAGACGCTGCTGGCGCTCGCCCGGCGTTTCCTGGCTGACGCGCTCGACAAAGGGAACCATTTCATGGGCATGTTCAAAGGCTTTTCGCTGACAGGCCGGGTCGAAGGCAGCCTTGTCTTTGGCCAATTCACCATCACCGTTTCCAGCCGGATTGTCCGCTGCAATCGCGATGGATACGAATGTGCATCCAATCAGAACGATCAGCACAAGGACCGATCGAATCATTGGCAACAGCCTTTCTTGGCTCATGGGCGTACCTCCTCGAGTTTTCCTGCGGAGATTACCGGCAAATACGTCACGACGATGCGATAGATGAACATGAGCGAGGCGATCAGACCAGCCGTGATCAGAATTTCACCGATTGCCGGAAAATACCGGGTATGGGTGATGGGGGAGCTGAACCCGACCAGAAAGACATTGATCCGGTTCAACAGGACACCGAAAACGATGAGGGTGGATACCGCAAAGAGGCTTTTTCGGGAGGTACGCACCATCGGAAACCACAGCAGGATCCAGGGCAGCGCCACACCGAGCCCGACTTCCACAAGAAAAGCGTTGCTCTGGGTGGTTCCATCGAGAAGGTAAGCATAGGTCCCCCGAAAGATCATGTCTCCAATCTTGAGCGCGAGGTAGATGCCCAGAAGCAGCACGGTGAAGCGGCTCAGGCGGGAGAGCAGCTTCATTTCGGAATCGAGCCGCAGAGAGCTTGTAACGATGGTGGTTTCGAAGATGACCATCGGATACCCGACGGCAAAGGCTGATGTCAAAAAGAGCAACGGCAGGATCGGCGTGTACCAGAGTGGATGCAGCTTGGTCGGCGCAACGAGCAGGAGTGCGCCCAGGCTCGACTGGTGCATGCAGGAGAGCACGACACCTGCGACGATGAAGACGCCCATGATCTTGCCGACAAGTCCGTTCAGGCGCCCCAGCAGCGGGATGGTCTTTCCGAAGCGCTCGGCGGCGATGGGGATGAACTCGATGTAGAGCACGGTCAGATAGGTCATGACGCACATGCCGACTTCGAACAGAACCGAATTGAAGTTCCAGAAAATCATCGGTTTCCAGATGGCCCAGGTCCTGCCGATATCGACCATCAGACCCAGAACGACGAAGGTGTAGCCCAGAACGGCGGTGAGCAGGGCGGGGCGGACGACGGGTTCATATTCATGACGGCCGAAAATGTGGGCGAGAGCGGCGGTGGTGAAGCCGCCTGCGGCAAGCGCCACACCGGAGGCGACATCGATTCCGATCCAGATGCCCCAGGGCCGCGCATGAGTGAGGTTCGACACATACCCGATGCCGCCGATATATCGGGCAAGGACGGCGCCTGCACCGCAGAGCATGAATCCGAGCATGACCCATACACCTGGCGTCCAGAACGGCGTGTTCAGCGGGCGTGCGGTTTCGTGGTGCATTCAAGCCTCCTTTTCTTTCTTTGATTGCCGCCACATGATGCCCGCCAGAACGGCATAGAGAACTGCAGGCGACCAGAGGTAGGTGTAAAATGTGTGCTGCACCGTTTCGGAGAGCTTCGGCATCGGCTTGTCCGGAACGGCCGGGAAACCGACCGTTTCGAAGGCGACATCAGAGACATACATCCAGGATGTGCCGCCGACCTCCGTTTCACCGTATACATGATCGATGTATTTGGCGGGATTTTCCGAAATGCGGCGATGGGCCATCTTCAGCAGGGTGCTGCGCTTGCCGAACGTAATGGCCTCCGTCGGGCAGGTTGCCGCGCACCCGGGTTTCCCGCCTGCCTTACTGATCCGCTCGTAACAGAACGTGCACTTTTGCACCTTCGGCGTCCAGGGATCGAGATACTCATAGGCGGGGATTTCAAAGGGACAAGCCACCATGCAGTAGCGGCAGCCGATGCACTTGTTGACATCGTAATGCACGGCACCGTTCTCCTTTTTGGTGAGTGCGCCCACAATGCAGGCCGAAACACAGGCCGGA is part of the Desulfatirhabdium butyrativorans DSM 18734 genome and harbors:
- the nrfD gene encoding NrfD/PsrC family molybdoenzyme membrane anchor subunit yields the protein MHHETARPLNTPFWTPGVWVMLGFMLCGAGAVLARYIGGIGYVSNLTHARPWGIWIGIDVASGVALAAGGFTTAALAHIFGRHEYEPVVRPALLTAVLGYTFVVLGLMVDIGRTWAIWKPMIFWNFNSVLFEVGMCVMTYLTVLYIEFIPIAAERFGKTIPLLGRLNGLVGKIMGVFIVAGVVLSCMHQSSLGALLLVAPTKLHPLWYTPILPLLFLTSAFAVGYPMVIFETTIVTSSLRLDSEMKLLSRLSRFTVLLLGIYLALKIGDMIFRGTYAYLLDGTTQSNAFLVEVGLGVALPWILLWFPMVRTSRKSLFAVSTLIVFGVLLNRINVFLVGFSSPITHTRYFPAIGEILITAGLIASLMFIYRIVVTYLPVISAGKLEEVRP
- the hybA gene encoding hydrogenase 2 operon protein HybA, with the translated sequence MKLDRRGFFKIVGIGASAAVAGAPKTSHAWQSKAPPDPYGCLVDLTRCVGCRKCELACNEVNHLPEPAVRFDDLRVFDKARRPDEKAYTIVNRYHTGKRDDIDRMTPTFVKVQCMHCQDPACVSACIVGALTKKENGAVHYDVNKCIGCRYCMVACPFEIPAYEYLDPWTPKVQKCTFCYERISKAGGKPGCAATCPTEAITFGKRSTLLKMAHRRISENPAKYIDHVYGETEVGGTSWMYVSDVAFETVGFPAVPDKPMPKLSETVQHTFYTYLWSPAVLYAVLAGIMWRQSKKEKEA